Within Paralichthys olivaceus isolate ysfri-2021 chromosome 19, ASM2471397v2, whole genome shotgun sequence, the genomic segment aacatgtctgtaatcGATGAGAAGACATCACCTTCAACAGGTGGGAAAAAGCAGCTGATAGAAGACATGAGTTCTTCAAGATTAAGTCCAGGTGGAAATCTGGCTTCCTCTACAGTGCCACCTCTGCTGGAGTCTTCATACAGCCAACAAAACAACCAAGGTGGGGTGGACGGAACAGGACTCCCTGATGGAGAAGACTCCCGCCAGGAAAAAGACCCCGAAACGAGCTCGCCCTCTTTTACAGAACCTCCATACCCTTCAACACAGGTCCAGAAACTGACCTCCCACAGTCCCATCCCTCCTTCGGTCCTTCTCTCCACACCTCTCACGGGTTGGGGCCATGATGGAGCCACGACATCCTCAATCCCAGACCCCTTGTTACCTGAGATCGGCCCAAACCTGATGCCCAGAGAGGATGGACCGGAAAGCCTGTGGACTGAGGCAGCGAGACCTGGCGGAGGTAAGTCATTAAAGttagaaatgtaatattaaataaaagtgGGACATGGACATATGCATTGCGGTAGAACTTTCTCTAATCCCTTACTGGTGATTAATTCCACATGAGCTGCCACAGAGGGCCTTTAAAGCTGTGTCgctaagatgaatgctctgcaGTCAGTGTCACCCTGTAAGAATTCCCTCCACAACAAGCCGTTTTCCGGGCCTGTAGGGTTTTGCAGGGTTTCAGGAGGCTTCATTAAAAAAGTGCAGTGGAAATGAAAACGACATGTCTAGTGGCAGAGATTGCTTTTGATGACTGGTGAGGAAGGCCCCCGCTTTTCCACGCTCCACTTTGAACCCCAGCTGGGACCTGTGGCAGTCTAATTACTTTCTATTCCGGACTtcagtctgaaaaacagaaagaaaaggacacacacaagTGGCAGCAAACGTTGGTGGCAGTGTTATGCAAGTCCTCAGAGGattcagcctctctctctctctctctctctctctctaaatatatatatatacatttgtatATGCAGATATCACTCCTCCAaaccttctctctttccttcccaCCCTTCATTCTCCCAGCAGCCTATTGTAAAGGAGCAggagtgtttttattcagtgagGCAGGAGAGGGAAATGGATTAAAGGAGTCTGTCTGAGCCAATATGTGTTCCTGCCGTCCGTATGGGGATTGTGCGTTTGATGAATCTTCTTTCCAAAAAGAAGCTgcgaaaaaaaactgaattcccAAACAGCATTATGTAAAAGGATTTCAGTCTTTAAAAGCAATTTTCAGCCGACTTAAGAAACGTCTCGGTTTGGAGGAAATGCCTGAAAGATATGCCGTACCACTTTCTCCTGTGACAGCCCCCTGTGTGGTGTAGCCTCTTATCAAAAGAGAACCATTTTCCAATCCTCCTTTCATTGTGTCTTAGCTGCACTGTGAACTCAGCTCTCAGGGTACAAGTGCCTTTAATGAGGAAACAGCATGTCTAAAGAGGTAGCTGTTTCAAAAAGCTGCATTCTGTCATAATTACTAATGGGGCTGAATATAGTAGCTGCTCtgcaatacatttttcattccaGCTGTCAGCACAGCACGGTGTACAGAAACTGCAAGACCCACAACTTGCCATTATTCATATGCCCTAGTTCGCTGAGTTCCATGTGAACCGGCTGCAGGATTTCACTGATGTTTACCAGAAGGTCTGAACAATCCTGCCCTTTCAAAATGAAATTGTCCTGCTGTATATCATGACCTTCATGCCTCTAATTGCAGCGGACACTGAAGTGCCACTGTCTCAGGATGAAGCCACAGAGGGCACCATGTCATCAGAGgctctccctctcatctttgAGCCTTTTGAAGATGTTACACCAGAGGGGGCAGCGGCAGCATCAGTTGTCACACCAGTGCCTGGCAGCGCTCAGCCTCCCACTGCCATGGCGACCAGAGGAATGCCTTTGTCAGAGGTGGACCTGGACCAGCTGGTCACAGTGGAGGCAGACATCGACGGCCCCTCGCATGCCCCACCCCTGCTGATGCCAGACTGGACGTCAGCGTGGCAGACATCCGGCGCCGAGCTCCAGGAACCGATCGGCTCCTCGGTTCCGTCTGTTTCACAGCAGCTAGCTGCAAGTGAGCCAGAGGATGGATctgagagaggtgagagaggggaTGTGGTTGATAAGAATGAACAAATGAATATCAAAGCCCAACATGATGTGCTATGAAGTCATGTTTCATATAGATCCAGTATACTCGAACATTACTCCAAAGCAAAATGTAGTAGAGGTCGGAGCTTCATAAAGTACTTTATactaaaatacacatttaatttgactttttagttttgcacatactccatccactaacatggatcGTAAGCCATCTACGATTGAGGTGCTTTGGCTTCAcgtttggggagctgtcatgtcttccatctttgggtatattttatgattttaatatACTACATTGGCGTAAATTTTTTACAGAACTTTGACGTGAACTGGCAgcagtgaaaaaaacacatgcttTCATCccaaaacatttcttaaacaTGGTTTGCATATTAAAGATACACTGTGCACGATGTAGATGCATTTGTGAAGGCATGTCTGAATTGCTGAAATATAACAAATCAATTTCTACATTTGTCGAAAGTCTAATAGCACCCTGCACTTAGATTCAACCTTTTACACAGTGCgaaatgttaaaatgtctaCAAGCATCCTCTATTATTGCTGTCTCTTTCTGTGATGTGGGACATGCAGTTGCTGTGAGGACGCCAAACCTTGAAGGGTATTTGCCCACCACTGGCCCCTCCCTTTCATCCTTCCAGCACGCCATGAAAACGGTTACCATGGCAGCCCAGCAGCCTGTGCACAAATCTAGATCAGGGTTAGAGGAGATGGAGTCTGAGGGTGAGAAGccatttaatataaaaattgccattttaaaaaaatgcattcttatTTCCAGCCCCCAAATGTGACCCTTTGTTCTTGGCTGCTGAGTAGATGAATTTGTTCCTccacagaggagacagatgagCACGAGGAGGACGAGAACTCTGAGGAATCGGTGGAGAAAGAGAGCGACGAGGACCTGACAGATACACCAAAAACATTCGCAACGCAGCCTCCCTACGGCctcatccctccacctcctgtcTGGGTTCAACGCAACCAGGGGCTGAGTATGACAACATGATTTCTAAACCTTATCTTATAGAGCTGCTTGTTACTAACTACCAGACTACACATAACCAGAAATATGACCTGCAATTACCtgcaaaagaggaaaaatattatTTGCGTATGTTATCATGCTATATCTGTGgctttttttctcccagtgcGGAGCTGGGTAGAGCTGATCAGAGAAAAGGTAAGACTGCCCCCTGCTGTCCATGAAAAAACTTGCCCATTAAAAATGTTAGTTTCCCTCATTAAGACATTTAGAATAAAGGTGGCAATATTGTCTATTTCACTTCCTGCTAATTTATCACATCGTGGTTAACAGTCTGAGGAAATTGAGGTTGTAAGGTATTGAGTGACAATCtaacattattttcattacagaATTACAGAATTATGTTAATCTTAACCAACAAAGGCATCATAAGTCTTCCTCCA encodes:
- the armh4 gene encoding armadillo-like helical domain-containing protein 4 isoform X2; protein product: MLMSGMLHRLLLAGICLCVYGTPVHLPSFIPTQDSHCDGECKSTRTVRSTHSTGVDVKSKPLDREYVNGLVLNVGAGGGADPNGQPQGIAPVRQTENRDSLDGKSGTRKAGGAAWSQKRKVKKDVSSSEMEDGERQAASVLPGESESTQDNMSVIDEKTSPSTGGKKQLIEDMSSSRLSPGGNLASSTVPPLLESSYSQQNNQGGVDGTGLPDGEDSRQEKDPETSSPSFTEPPYPSTQVQKLTSHSPIPPSVLLSTPLTGWGHDGATTSSIPDPLLPEIGPNLMPREDGPESLWTEAARPGGADTEVPLSQDEATEGTMSSEALPLIFEPFEDVTPEGAAAASVVTPVPGSAQPPTAMATRGMPLSEVDLDQLVTVEADIDGPSHAPPLLMPDWTSAWQTSGAELQEPIGSSVPSVSQQLAASEPEDGSERVAVRTPNLEGYLPTTGPSLSSFQHAMKTVTMAAQQPVHKSRSGLEEMESEEETDEHEEDENSEESVEKESDEDLTDTPKTFATQPPYGLIPPPPVWVQRNQGLMRSWVELIREKAGYVSGMLAPVGIGITGALLIVGALYSIRMIHRKRRNSFKHQRRKQPREPGTSRQDQAMLLADSSEDEF
- the armh4 gene encoding armadillo-like helical domain-containing protein 4 isoform X1, coding for MLMSGMLHRLLLAGICLCVYGTPVHLPSFIPTQDSHCDGECKSTRTVRSTHSTGVDVKSKPLDREYVNGLVLNVGAGGGADPNGQPQGIAPVRQTENRDSLDGKSGTRKAGGAAWSQKRKVKKDVSSSEMEDGERQAASVLPGESESTQDNMSVIDEKTSPSTGGKKQLIEDMSSSRLSPGGNLASSTVPPLLESSYSQQNNQGGVDGTGLPDGEDSRQEKDPETSSPSFTEPPYPSTQVQKLTSHSPIPPSVLLSTPLTGWGHDGATTSSIPDPLLPEIGPNLMPREDGPESLWTEAARPGGADTEVPLSQDEATEGTMSSEALPLIFEPFEDVTPEGAAAASVVTPVPGSAQPPTAMATRGMPLSEVDLDQLVTVEADIDGPSHAPPLLMPDWTSAWQTSGAELQEPIGSSVPSVSQQLAASEPEDGSERVAVRTPNLEGYLPTTGPSLSSFQHAMKTVTMAAQQPVHKSRSGLEEMESEEETDEHEEDENSEESVEKESDEDLTDTPKTFATQPPYGLIPPPPVWVQRNQGLMRSWVELIREKAGYVSGMLAPVGIGITGALLIVGALYSIRMIHRKRRNSFKHQRRKVRQPEQPREPGTSRQDQAMLLADSSEDEF